The Methylocaldum marinum genome includes the window GGCTCGGGTCGTCTTCGGCCAAGAGGATGTGAAGAACGGCTTCGGTCCCCAGCGCCGTTGTGGGTGGTTCAGGTTTCATGGACAGAGCGTTCGGACCAGGGGTAATGATTCCAGGCCAGCCAGTAAAAACCCAAGTCTTCCATCATCCGGGCGAAATTGTCGAAATCGACGGGCTTGACCAGGTAGCTGTTGGCATGGCCGCCGTAGGCTTTGGCGACGTCCTGCTCGGCGGAGGAGGTGGTGAGAATCACGACCGGAAGCGTCGCGATGCTCGGCGATTTTCTGATCCTGCCGAGGACTTCCAGACCGCCGATTCGGGGAAGGTTGAGGTCGAGCAGCACGACATGCGGCCGCGGGCTGGTTTGCGGATCGGCATACGCGCCCTGTCGCAGAAGATATTCCAGGGCTTCCGCGCCCTGGCTGACATGATGGATACGATTCACAATCCGGTGTTCCTGAAAACAGCGGATGACCAGTTCGGCATGATCGGGGTTGTCTTCGACCAGCAGGATATTCAGGACCTCTCCGTTCATCTTCGATTCCCCAGGGAAAAATAGAACGTGCAGCCGTGCCCGGCGCCTTCCGAGTCCACCCAGAGCCTGCCGCCGTGCACCTCGATGATGCGCTTGACGATGGCCAGGCCGATTCCGGTGCCTTCCGTATTCGGATCGAGCCGCTCGAACAGTCCGAAGATCTTCGGATGGTAATCGGGCTCGATGCCGATGCCGTTGTCGCGCACGAAATAGGCGATTTCGCCTTGTTTCGTTTCCGTTCCGATCTGGATCAAGGGCTGTTCCTGGTCGCCCATGAATTTGACCGCGTTCTCGATCAGGTTGAGCCAAACCTCGAAAATCCGCTTCGGATCGCCGAGTGCGTCGGGCAGGTCGGGGGTGATTTCGATCCGTAGTCTGTTCCCCGGAATCCTCTCCCCCACGAGTTCGATCGCCTCATGCACGAGCGCGCGCATGCAGATCCTTTCGGGCGGACTGACTAAGCGGCCGATACGGGACAGTTCCAGCAGATCGTCCAGCAGCGTCTGCATTCGGCTGGCCGCCGCACGAATCCGCCGGATGTCTCCGCGCATACGTTCGAAGTCGCCCCGCAGCGCACTCTGTTCCAGCATGCCCGAAAACCCCTGTATGGTAATCAACGGGCTCTTGAGATCGTGCGATGCGGTGTAAATGAAGCGCTCCAGTTCGGCATTCTTCTCCGTCAGCTGTTCGAGGAGAGCGGTCTGCTGCTCCTGCGCTTTTCGACGTTCCGTCACGTCTCGAATGATCCCGGTGAACAGGCGGTGATCGCCGACCGGGGTTTCGGCAACGGCCAGTTCGATGGGAAACGTGGTCCCGTCCCGGCGCAGCCCCAGGACTTCGCGGCCGATGCCGATGATTCGGCGTTCGCCCGTGCTGAGATAACGGGCGATGTAAGCATCGTGCTTCTCGCGAAAGGGAGAGGGCATCAGACAGGCGATGTTGCGGTCTTTGATTTCCGCCCCAGCGTACCCGAACATACGTTCGGCCGCGGGATTGAAGTCCTTGATGAGGCCTCGCTCGTCGATGACCACGATGGCATCGACGGCGGTTTCCAGAATTGCCCGCAGCCGGACCGTCTGGTCCGCCAAGGCTTCCTCGGCAAGTTTGCGGCGGCTGGTGTCGTGGACCGTGGCCAGAACGAAAGGGCCTTGATCGCCTTGCAGGAGGATTAGACTGATATCGGCGGGAAACTCGGTTCCGTCCTTGCGCAAGCCGAAAAGTTCCAGATCTTCCCCCATCGGACGGGAGCGGGGATGTTCGGCATAACCCGCGCGCCGCTCCCGATGCCGCACTCTAAAGCGTTCCGGCATCAGATCCTCGACCGAGAGTGTTTCCAATTCTTTGCGGGCATAGCCGAAGAGGCTTTCCAACGCGGGATTGGCAAACAGGATGTTTCCCTCGAGATCCGTAATCGCCATGCCATCCAGGGCCGACTCCAGCCACAGGCCGAAGTTCTTCTTTTCCAGCAGGAATTCCATGGTGAAACGCCAGAAGACCGTTAAGAGACCCTTGGTTGGTAAGCTGCGCATTCCATTTTAAGGTAGCCGCAGTAAGAAAATTCTTATTTTTCCAGGGTGATCAGTCCGTGACGCAGGGCGAGATGGGTGAGCTGCACGACATTCGTGAGCCGGAGTTTCCGCATGAGATGCGTTTGATGCACGCTGACGGTTTTGGGGCTGGTGTGCAGGAGTTCGGCGATTTCGGCCACGGAATGCCCTTGGGCCAGATGGCAGAAAACCTCGAATTCGCGCGGCGTCAGGAGTTCCACGGGGTTTTGCCGGACCGCCTGGGGCGACTCGGCTCGTTTCTGGAGCTTGTCGAAGAAGGCGCCGCCGCTGACGACGATCCGGGTCGCTTCGACGATCGATTTGGCCGCGCTCCGCTTGCCGATATACCCCTTGACGCCGGTTTCGCGTGCGCGCTCGATCAGTACTTCGCTTTCGTAGGCGGAAAACATCAGAATCCTCGCATGAGCATCGCGTTTCAGGATTCTGCGTGCCGCTTCGAGGCCGCTGATGCCCGGAAGGGCCATATCCATGACGACGATACTCGGCTGGCGACGGCTGTATGCCTGATAGGCTTCTTCTCCATCCGCCGCCTCGGCCAGCACGGAAATATCGGGGGCCTGCTCCAGCAGGCGCCGGTAACCGCTGCGTAC containing:
- a CDS encoding response regulator, yielding MNGEVLNILLVEDNPDHAELVIRCFQEHRIVNRIHHVSQGAEALEYLLRQGAYADPQTSPRPHVVLLDLNLPRIGGLEVLGRIRKSPSIATLPVVILTTSSAEQDVAKAYGGHANSYLVKPVDFDNFARMMEDLGFYWLAWNHYPWSERSVHET
- a CDS encoding sensor histidine kinase, whose translation is MRSLPTKGLLTVFWRFTMEFLLEKKNFGLWLESALDGMAITDLEGNILFANPALESLFGYARKELETLSVEDLMPERFRVRHRERRAGYAEHPRSRPMGEDLELFGLRKDGTEFPADISLILLQGDQGPFVLATVHDTSRRKLAEEALADQTVRLRAILETAVDAIVVIDERGLIKDFNPAAERMFGYAGAEIKDRNIACLMPSPFREKHDAYIARYLSTGERRIIGIGREVLGLRRDGTTFPIELAVAETPVGDHRLFTGIIRDVTERRKAQEQQTALLEQLTEKNAELERFIYTASHDLKSPLITIQGFSGMLEQSALRGDFERMRGDIRRIRAAASRMQTLLDDLLELSRIGRLVSPPERICMRALVHEAIELVGERIPGNRLRIEITPDLPDALGDPKRIFEVWLNLIENAVKFMGDQEQPLIQIGTETKQGEIAYFVRDNGIGIEPDYHPKIFGLFERLDPNTEGTGIGLAIVKRIIEVHGGRLWVDSEGAGHGCTFYFSLGNRR
- a CDS encoding response regulator, producing the protein MITVLLVDDHPVVRSGYRRLLEQAPDISVLAEAADGEEAYQAYSRRQPSIVVMDMALPGISGLEAARRILKRDAHARILMFSAYESEVLIERARETGVKGYIGKRSAAKSIVEATRIVVSGGAFFDKLQKRAESPQAVRQNPVELLTPREFEVFCHLAQGHSVAEIAELLHTSPKTVSVHQTHLMRKLRLTNVVQLTHLALRHGLITLEK